A window from Streptomyces subrutilus encodes these proteins:
- a CDS encoding oxygenase MpaB family protein, with product MQRYDRLREILRLDPDRDFLAIYRLTATYEFPWDFTRALELALFRTYAVPSIGSLLARTAEFTDRAQRRYDDTALLLDAVVEHGFESDTARTAIRRVNQMHRSYDISNEEMRYVLSTFVVIPARWLDAYGWRPLTHHERRAAARYYATLGRHMGITDIPDTFEEFEATLDAYEKAWFGWDEGGRKVADSTLDLMASWYPAPLAPAVRGAGRALLDDPLLDAFRYDRPDPRVRRLVRGALRLRGRAVRLLPPRGTPHYARQNREVKSYPGGYDVGELGTFPLAASGGCPVPHPRRPSGAEAQPPA from the coding sequence CCGGGACTTCCTCGCCATCTACCGGCTCACCGCCACCTACGAGTTCCCCTGGGACTTCACCCGCGCCCTGGAGCTCGCCCTCTTCCGTACCTACGCCGTGCCCTCCATCGGCAGCCTGCTGGCCCGGACCGCCGAGTTCACCGACCGTGCGCAGCGCCGCTACGACGACACCGCGCTGCTCCTCGACGCGGTCGTCGAGCACGGCTTCGAGAGCGACACCGCACGCACCGCGATCCGTCGCGTGAACCAGATGCACCGCAGCTACGACATCTCCAACGAGGAGATGCGCTACGTCCTGTCCACGTTCGTCGTCATCCCGGCGCGCTGGCTCGACGCCTACGGCTGGCGCCCGCTGACCCACCACGAGCGCCGGGCCGCCGCCCGCTACTACGCCACCCTCGGCCGCCACATGGGGATCACGGACATCCCCGACACCTTCGAGGAGTTCGAAGCCACCCTGGACGCGTACGAGAAGGCGTGGTTCGGCTGGGACGAGGGCGGCCGCAAGGTCGCCGACTCCACCCTCGACCTGATGGCCTCCTGGTATCCGGCGCCCCTCGCCCCCGCCGTCCGCGGCGCGGGCCGCGCCCTCCTGGACGACCCCCTGCTCGACGCCTTCCGCTACGACCGTCCGGACCCGCGCGTGCGGAGGCTGGTCCGCGGCGCCCTGCGCCTGCGCGGCCGCGCGGTACGGCTGCTCCCGCCGCGCGGGACCCCGCACTACGCGCGGCAGAACCGGGAGGTCAAGAGCTATCCCGGGGGCTACGACGTGGGCGAGCTCGGCACGTTCCCGCTGGCCGCGTCGGGCGGCTGCCCCGTGCCGCACCCCCGACGGCCGAGCGGAGCGGAGGCTCAGCCTCCGGCGTGA
- a CDS encoding class I SAM-dependent methyltransferase: MNEDHTHVQEFFGPRAADWDRKFPGDGPSFTAAVAESGLRPGDRVLDAGCGTGRALPALRAAVGPGGAVLGADLTPQMLAAAQRAGRAADGALLLADVARLPLRDGALDAVFAAGLIAHLPDPGANLRELARVVRPGGRLALFHPIGRAALAARHGRELTSQDLRAEHNLRPLLAGSGWDLVSYADEDARFLVLSVRRA; encoded by the coding sequence ATGAACGAGGACCACACGCACGTGCAGGAGTTCTTCGGACCGCGCGCCGCCGACTGGGACCGCAAGTTCCCCGGAGACGGGCCGTCCTTCACAGCCGCCGTGGCCGAGTCCGGACTGCGGCCCGGGGACCGGGTGCTCGACGCGGGCTGCGGCACGGGACGGGCCCTGCCCGCGCTGCGGGCGGCCGTCGGGCCGGGCGGGGCGGTGCTCGGCGCCGATCTGACCCCGCAGATGCTGGCGGCCGCGCAGCGGGCCGGGCGGGCCGCGGACGGAGCGCTGCTGCTGGCGGACGTGGCCCGGCTGCCGTTGCGCGACGGGGCGTTGGACGCGGTCTTCGCGGCGGGGTTGATCGCCCACCTGCCCGACCCGGGGGCGAACCTGCGCGAGCTGGCCCGGGTGGTCCGCCCCGGCGGCCGGCTCGCACTGTTCCACCCGATCGGGCGGGCCGCCCTCGCCGCCCGGCACGGGCGCGAGCTGACCTCGCAGGACCTGCGCGCGGAGCACAACCTGCGCCCGCTGCTGGCCGGTTCGGGCTGGGACCTGGTGTCGTACGCCGACGAGGACGCCCGTTTCCTGGTGCTGTCCGTACGTCGGGCGTGA
- a CDS encoding GTP-binding protein codes for MKILVAGGFGVGKTTLVGAVSEIRPLRTEEVLSEAGELVDDTAGVGRKTTTTVAMDFGRITIRSGLALYLFGTPGQDRFWFLWDELARGALGAVVLADTRRLADCFPAVDYFEHRRIPFVVAVNRFTGERSYGVCDVARALDLEQGTPVLLCDARDQESGRDVLIRLVEYAGRVCAARLLDSVEPRADSV; via the coding sequence TTGAAGATCCTGGTCGCGGGCGGCTTCGGGGTCGGCAAGACCACGCTCGTGGGCGCGGTGAGCGAGATCAGGCCGCTCAGGACGGAAGAGGTGCTCAGCGAGGCCGGCGAACTGGTCGACGACACGGCCGGGGTGGGCCGGAAGACCACCACGACGGTGGCCATGGACTTCGGTCGGATCACCATCCGGTCCGGTCTCGCCCTGTACCTGTTCGGAACGCCGGGGCAGGACCGCTTCTGGTTCCTGTGGGACGAACTGGCGCGCGGGGCGCTCGGCGCGGTGGTCCTCGCCGACACGCGGCGGCTGGCGGACTGCTTCCCGGCGGTGGACTACTTCGAGCACCGGCGCATTCCGTTCGTGGTGGCCGTCAACCGCTTCACCGGGGAACGGAGTTACGGGGTGTGCGACGTGGCGCGGGCGCTGGACCTGGAGCAGGGCACACCGGTGCTGCTGTGCGACGCACGGGACCAGGAATCGGGCAGGGACGTGCTGATCAGGCTGGTCGAGTACGCGGGCAGGGTGTGCGCGGCGCGGCTGCTGGACTCGGTGGAGCCGCGGGCCGACTCGGTGTGA
- a CDS encoding PPOX class F420-dependent oxidoreductase, with the protein MAKKMTEEEWRAFVSRSTRTGKLSTVRADGSPHIAPVWFVLDGDSFVFNTGEDTVKGRNLARDGRVALCVDDDRPPFSYVVLQGRAEISGHADGADEMLAWATRIGARYMGEERAEAFGRRNAVPGELLVRVRIDKVIATAGVAD; encoded by the coding sequence ATGGCGAAGAAGATGACTGAAGAGGAATGGCGGGCATTCGTCTCCCGTTCCACCCGTACCGGAAAGCTGTCCACCGTCCGCGCGGACGGCAGCCCGCACATCGCTCCCGTCTGGTTCGTGCTGGACGGCGACTCCTTCGTGTTCAACACCGGCGAGGACACGGTCAAGGGCCGCAACCTCGCCCGGGACGGCAGGGTCGCGCTCTGCGTGGACGACGACCGGCCGCCCTTCTCGTACGTGGTCCTCCAGGGACGCGCCGAGATCAGCGGGCACGCGGACGGCGCGGACGAGATGCTGGCCTGGGCGACCCGGATCGGCGCCCGCTACATGGGCGAGGAGCGCGCCGAGGCCTTCGGCCGCCGCAACGCCGTCCCGGGGGAACTCCTCGTCCGGGTCCGGATCGACAAGGTGATCGCCACCGCCGGCGTCGCCGACTGA
- a CDS encoding roadblock/LC7 domain-containing protein, whose amino-acid sequence MALDKQLDWLLDDLTRRVQQVRHAVVLSNDGLVTGASAGLAREDAEHLAAVAAGLQSLAKGSGRHFRAGEVRQTMVEYDEGVLFVMAAGAGSCLCVLSASEADIGQVAYEMTLLVNRVGEHLGVAERRTTGG is encoded by the coding sequence ATGGCACTGGACAAGCAGCTCGACTGGCTGCTGGACGACCTGACGCGCAGGGTCCAGCAGGTGAGGCACGCGGTGGTGCTGTCCAACGACGGCCTGGTGACGGGCGCCAGCGCGGGCTTGGCGCGCGAGGACGCGGAGCACCTGGCGGCGGTCGCGGCCGGTCTGCAGAGCCTGGCCAAGGGGTCGGGCCGGCACTTCCGGGCCGGTGAGGTCCGCCAGACCATGGTCGAGTACGACGAGGGGGTGCTGTTCGTCATGGCGGCGGGAGCGGGCAGTTGTCTGTGCGTGCTGAGCGCTTCCGAAGCGGACATCGGCCAGGTCGCGTACGAGATGACGCTGCTGGTCAACCGGGTCGGCGAACATCTGGGTGTCGCGGAGCGGCGGACGACGGGCGGGTGA
- a CDS encoding DUF6397 family protein, with translation MTHRETAPREGTAARMRTRSGRSARGDAALTGAVFKAVAAGAHMTADAPGAVRTDASAPARADASAEGPVEPWWGGVRAAAALGLSRTEFARAVQLGIVRVGPPAPAGGGARYARAELDRVRAAEGPPEALRERLATVAGAEAAAAVLKVGPSRFTRLARCGHVVPVGYRINRYRAVVWLYLAAELREFAAREPELLRGVAPAADRELMAARGDLRPRTWRGRHVGLLLRRTADPWERAAVLASVLPEDEVREAAPDPAERIVLAALAPPPPYGHPQVPVAAAVAQGLLKALPPEEVRRYRGDLDLALRGARGQSKSTGDRGPT, from the coding sequence ATGACGCACAGGGAGACGGCGCCGCGAGAGGGCACGGCGGCGCGGATGAGGACGCGGTCCGGTCGGAGCGCGCGGGGGGACGCGGCCCTGACCGGGGCCGTCTTCAAGGCCGTGGCCGCGGGTGCGCACATGACCGCGGACGCTCCGGGGGCGGTACGGACGGACGCGTCGGCCCCGGCACGGGCGGACGCGTCGGCCGAGGGGCCGGTGGAACCGTGGTGGGGCGGCGTGCGGGCCGCGGCCGCGCTGGGCCTGAGCCGGACCGAGTTCGCCCGGGCCGTTCAGCTGGGGATCGTACGGGTCGGCCCGCCGGCGCCCGCGGGCGGCGGGGCGCGCTACGCCCGCGCCGAGCTGGACCGGGTCAGAGCGGCCGAAGGCCCGCCGGAGGCGCTGCGCGAGCGGCTGGCGACCGTCGCCGGGGCGGAGGCCGCGGCCGCGGTGCTGAAGGTGGGACCCAGCCGCTTCACGCGGCTCGCCCGCTGCGGGCACGTGGTGCCGGTCGGCTACCGGATCAACCGCTACCGGGCCGTGGTCTGGCTCTACCTGGCCGCGGAGCTGAGGGAGTTCGCCGCCCGGGAGCCGGAACTGCTGCGCGGGGTCGCGCCCGCGGCGGACCGGGAGCTGATGGCGGCCCGGGGGGACCTGCGGCCCCGCACGTGGCGCGGTCGGCACGTCGGGCTGCTGCTGAGACGGACCGCGGACCCGTGGGAGCGGGCGGCGGTGCTGGCGTCCGTACTGCCGGAGGACGAGGTGCGCGAGGCCGCGCCCGACCCGGCGGAGCGGATCGTCCTGGCCGCGCTCGCCCCGCCCCCGCCCTACGGACACCCTCAGGTCCCCGTGGCCGCCGCCGTGGCGCAGGGCCTGCTCAAGGCCCTGCCGCCGGAGGAGGTCCGCCGGTACCGCGGCGACCTCGACCTCGCCCTGCGCGGGGCGCGCGGTCAGTCGAAGTCGACGGGGGACAGGGGGCCGACGTAG
- a CDS encoding YchJ family protein yields MPTPALPCPCGLPAAYPECCGRFHSGAGRAPTAERLMRSRFSAFAVGDAAYLMRSWHSSTRPDRLDLEPGQRWERLEILATERGGMFETEGAVEFRAHYREGGHTGSLHEHSAFSREDGAWVYVGPLSPVDFD; encoded by the coding sequence ATGCCCACCCCCGCCCTCCCCTGCCCCTGCGGGCTGCCCGCCGCCTATCCGGAGTGCTGCGGCCGCTTCCACTCCGGGGCCGGCCGGGCCCCCACCGCCGAGCGCCTGATGCGTTCGCGGTTCAGCGCCTTCGCCGTCGGCGATGCCGCCTACCTGATGCGGTCCTGGCACTCCTCGACCCGGCCGGACCGGCTCGACCTGGAGCCCGGGCAGCGTTGGGAGCGGCTGGAGATCCTGGCCACCGAGCGCGGCGGGATGTTCGAGACGGAGGGGGCGGTCGAGTTCCGGGCGCACTACCGCGAGGGCGGGCACACCGGTTCGCTGCACGAGCACAGCGCCTTCTCCCGCGAGGACGGGGCCTGGGTCTACGTCGGCCCCCTGTCCCCCGTCGACTTCGACTGA
- a CDS encoding acyl-CoA thioesterase has product MTNPAERLVDLLDLEQIEVNIFRGVSPQESLQRVFGGQVAGQALVAAGRTTESDRPVHSLHAYFLRPGIPGVPIVYQVERVRDGRSFTTRRVTAVQQGKTIFNLTASFHHPEEGGIEHQLPPRVEFPHPDTLPKVADEIREHLGALPEALERMARRQPFDIRYVDRLRWSPEELKDADPRSAVWMRAVGPLGDDPLVHTCALTYASDMTLLDAVRIPVEPLWGMRGFDMASLDHAMWFHRPFRADEWFLYDQESPIAHGGRGLARGRIYDLEGRLLVSVVQEGLFRPYPARPAAPSEPSSEN; this is encoded by the coding sequence ATGACGAACCCCGCAGAGAGACTGGTCGATCTGCTCGACCTGGAGCAGATCGAGGTCAACATCTTCCGGGGCGTCAGCCCCCAGGAGTCGCTCCAGCGCGTGTTCGGCGGCCAGGTCGCCGGCCAGGCGCTGGTGGCCGCCGGCCGTACCACCGAGAGCGACCGGCCGGTCCATTCGCTGCACGCGTACTTCCTGCGCCCCGGCATCCCCGGGGTGCCGATCGTGTACCAGGTGGAGCGGGTGCGCGACGGGCGGTCCTTCACCACGCGCCGGGTCACCGCGGTCCAGCAGGGCAAGACGATCTTCAATCTCACCGCCTCCTTCCACCATCCCGAGGAGGGCGGCATCGAGCACCAGCTCCCTCCCCGCGTCGAGTTCCCGCACCCGGACACGCTCCCGAAGGTGGCGGACGAGATCCGCGAGCACCTGGGCGCGCTGCCCGAGGCGCTGGAGCGGATGGCCCGCCGCCAGCCGTTCGACATCCGGTACGTGGACCGGCTCCGCTGGAGCCCCGAGGAGCTCAAGGACGCCGACCCGCGCAGCGCGGTGTGGATGCGAGCGGTCGGCCCGCTGGGCGACGACCCGCTCGTGCACACCTGCGCCCTCACCTACGCCAGCGACATGACCCTCCTCGACGCCGTGCGCATCCCGGTGGAGCCCCTCTGGGGCATGCGCGGTTTCGACATGGCGAGCCTCGACCACGCCATGTGGTTCCACCGGCCCTTCCGCGCGGACGAGTGGTTCCTGTACGACCAGGAGTCGCCCATCGCGCACGGTGGCCGGGGCCTGGCCCGCGGCCGCATCTACGACCTGGAGGGCAGGCTGCTGGTCTCCGTGGTCCAGGAGGGCCTCTTCCGTCCGTACCCGGCCCGGCCCGCCGCACCGTCCGAGCCCTCCTCCGAGAACTGA
- a CDS encoding DEAD/DEAH box helicase, with the protein MTLIDQLPPNADPDALFEAFSSWAEGQGITLYPAQEEALIEVVSGANVILSTPTGSGKSLVAAGAHFTALAQDKVTFYTAPIKALVSEKFFDLCKLFGTENVGMLTGDASVNADAPVICCTAEVLASIALRDGRHADIGQVVMDEFHFYAEPDRGWAWQIPLLELPQAQFVLMSATLGDMKRFEEDLTRRTGRPTTVVRSATRPVPLSYEYVTTPITDTITELLETRQAPVYIVHFTQAQAVERAQSLMSINMCTREEKDRIADLIGNFRFTTKFGQNLSRYVRHGIGVHHAGMLPKYRRLVEKLAQAGLLKVICGTDTLGVGVNVPIRTVLFTALTKYDGNRVRTLRAREFHQIAGRAGRAGFDTAGYVVAQAPEHVIENEKALAKAGDDPKKRRKVVRKKAPEGFVAWSDTTFEKLIAADPEPLTSRFKVTNIMLLSVIARPGDAFQAMRHLLEDNHEPRKAQLRHIRRAIAIYRSLLDGGVVEKLDTPDAEGRTIRLTVDLQQDFALNQPLSTFALASFDLLDPESPSYALDMVSVVESTLDDPRQILAAQQNKERGIAVGAMKADGIEYEERMERLQDVTYPKPLAELLFHAYDVYAKSHPWVRDHPVSPKSIIRDMYERAMTFTEFTSYYELARTEGIVLRYLAGAFKALDHTIPDDLKSEDLYDLIEWLGELVRQVDSSLLDEWEQLANPEVETAEQAQEKADQVKPVTANPRAFRVLVRNAMFRRVELAALDHVNVLGELDGESGWDADAWGEAMDGYWDEYDDLGTGPDARGPKLLQIEEDPAHGLWRVRQTFADPNGDHGWGISAEVDLAASDEEGRAVVRVTSVGELGQL; encoded by the coding sequence GTGACCCTCATTGATCAGCTCCCGCCGAACGCCGACCCCGACGCCCTCTTCGAGGCCTTCTCCTCGTGGGCCGAGGGGCAGGGCATCACCCTGTACCCGGCGCAGGAGGAGGCACTGATCGAGGTCGTCTCCGGCGCGAACGTGATCCTTTCGACCCCGACCGGCTCCGGCAAGAGCCTGGTGGCGGCGGGCGCCCACTTCACCGCGCTGGCCCAGGACAAGGTCACCTTCTACACCGCGCCCATCAAGGCGCTGGTGTCGGAGAAGTTCTTCGACCTGTGCAAGCTCTTCGGCACCGAGAACGTGGGCATGCTGACCGGCGACGCCTCCGTGAACGCGGACGCCCCGGTGATCTGCTGCACCGCCGAGGTCCTGGCCTCGATCGCCCTGCGCGACGGCAGGCACGCCGACATCGGCCAGGTCGTGATGGACGAGTTCCACTTCTACGCGGAGCCGGACCGCGGCTGGGCCTGGCAGATCCCGCTGCTGGAGCTGCCCCAGGCGCAGTTCGTGCTGATGTCGGCGACGCTCGGCGACATGAAGCGGTTCGAGGAGGACCTGACGCGCCGCACGGGGCGGCCGACCACGGTGGTCCGGTCCGCGACCCGGCCGGTCCCGCTCTCCTACGAGTACGTCACCACGCCGATCACCGACACGATCACCGAGCTGCTGGAGACCCGGCAGGCCCCGGTGTACATCGTGCACTTCACCCAGGCCCAGGCCGTCGAACGGGCACAGTCGCTCATGAGCATCAACATGTGCACGCGCGAGGAGAAGGACCGGATCGCCGATCTCATCGGCAATTTCCGCTTCACGACCAAGTTCGGCCAGAACCTCTCCCGCTACGTGCGGCACGGGATCGGCGTACACCACGCCGGCATGCTGCCGAAGTACCGGCGGCTGGTGGAGAAGCTCGCCCAGGCCGGTCTGCTGAAGGTGATCTGCGGTACCGACACCCTGGGCGTCGGGGTCAACGTCCCGATCCGCACGGTGCTGTTCACCGCGCTCACCAAGTACGACGGCAACCGGGTCCGGACGCTGCGCGCCCGCGAGTTCCACCAGATCGCCGGCCGCGCGGGCCGGGCCGGCTTCGACACCGCCGGTTACGTGGTCGCACAGGCCCCCGAGCACGTGATCGAGAACGAGAAGGCCCTCGCGAAGGCGGGCGACGACCCGAAGAAGCGGCGCAAGGTGGTGCGCAAGAAGGCGCCCGAGGGGTTCGTCGCCTGGTCGGACACCACGTTCGAGAAGCTCATCGCGGCCGACCCGGAGCCGCTGACTTCCCGCTTCAAGGTCACCAACATCATGCTGCTGTCGGTCATCGCCCGGCCCGGCGACGCCTTCCAGGCGATGCGCCACCTGCTGGAGGACAACCACGAGCCGCGCAAGGCGCAGCTGCGACACATCCGCCGCGCCATCGCGATCTACCGCTCGCTCCTGGACGGCGGTGTGGTCGAGAAGCTCGACACCCCGGACGCGGAGGGCCGCACCATCCGGCTCACCGTCGACCTCCAGCAGGACTTCGCGCTGAACCAGCCGCTGTCCACCTTCGCGCTGGCCTCCTTCGACCTGCTGGACCCCGAGTCCCCCTCCTACGCGCTGGACATGGTCTCCGTCGTCGAGTCCACGCTGGACGACCCGCGCCAGATCCTGGCCGCCCAGCAGAACAAGGAACGCGGCATCGCCGTGGGTGCGATGAAGGCCGACGGGATCGAGTACGAGGAGCGGATGGAGCGGCTCCAGGACGTCACCTATCCCAAGCCCCTGGCCGAGCTCCTCTTCCACGCCTACGACGTGTACGCCAAGAGCCATCCGTGGGTCCGCGACCACCCCGTGTCGCCGAAGTCGATCATCCGCGACATGTACGAACGCGCGATGACGTTCACCGAGTTCACGTCCTACTACGAGCTCGCCCGCACCGAGGGCATCGTGCTGCGGTACCTCGCCGGCGCGTTCAAGGCGCTGGACCACACCATCCCCGACGACCTCAAGTCCGAGGACCTCTACGACCTGATCGAGTGGCTCGGTGAGCTGGTCCGCCAGGTCGACTCCAGCCTGCTGGACGAGTGGGAGCAGTTGGCGAACCCGGAGGTGGAGACGGCGGAGCAGGCCCAGGAGAAGGCGGACCAGGTCAAGCCGGTCACCGCCAACCCGCGCGCCTTCCGCGTCCTGGTCCGCAACGCCATGTTCCGCCGGGTGGAGCTGGCCGCCCTCGACCACGTGAACGTGCTGGGCGAGCTGGACGGCGAGTCCGGCTGGGACGCCGACGCCTGGGGCGAGGCCATGGACGGGTACTGGGACGAGTACGACGACCTGGGCACCGGTCCGGACGCGCGCGGACCCAAGCTCCTCCAGATCGAGGAGGACCCGGCCCACGGGCTGTGGCGCGTCCGCCAGACCTTCGCCGACCCCAACGGGGACCACGGCTGGGGCATCAGCGCCGAGGTGGACCTCGCGGCCTCCGACGAGGAGGGCCGGGCGGTCGTCCGGGTCACGTCCGTCGGCGAACTCGGCCAGCTCTGA
- a CDS encoding metal-dependent hydrolase: MMGPAHSLSGAAAWLGVGAATAATGYAMPWPVLVVGALICAGAALAPDLDHKSATISRAFGPLSRGLCEVVDKISYAVYKATRSPRDARRTGGHRTLTHTWLWAVLIGSGASALAVTADRWGVLALLFVHLVLAVEGLLWRAARMSSDILVWLLGATSAWILAGVLDQPGNGAGWLFDAPGQEYLWLGLPIMLGALVHDIGDALTVSGCPVLWPLPIAGKRWYPIGPPKMMRFRAGSWVELKVLMPVFLLLGGFGGASALGFI; encoded by the coding sequence ATGATGGGTCCGGCGCACTCACTGTCCGGCGCGGCAGCCTGGCTGGGCGTGGGGGCGGCGACGGCGGCCACCGGGTACGCGATGCCGTGGCCCGTTCTCGTCGTCGGCGCCCTGATCTGCGCCGGAGCGGCACTCGCCCCCGACCTCGACCACAAGTCGGCGACGATCTCCCGCGCCTTCGGACCGCTCTCCCGCGGCCTGTGCGAGGTGGTCGACAAGATCTCCTACGCCGTCTACAAGGCCACCCGCTCCCCGCGCGACGCCCGCCGCACCGGCGGCCACCGCACCCTGACGCACACCTGGCTGTGGGCCGTCCTGATCGGCTCCGGCGCCTCCGCCCTGGCCGTCACCGCCGACCGGTGGGGCGTGCTGGCCCTGCTCTTCGTCCACCTCGTGCTCGCCGTCGAGGGCCTGCTCTGGCGGGCGGCCCGGATGTCCAGCGACATCCTCGTCTGGCTGCTCGGCGCCACCAGTGCCTGGATCCTGGCCGGCGTCCTCGATCAGCCGGGCAACGGCGCCGGCTGGCTCTTCGACGCCCCGGGCCAGGAGTACCTCTGGCTCGGCCTGCCGATCATGCTCGGCGCGCTGGTCCACGACATCGGCGACGCGCTGACGGTCTCCGGCTGCCCCGTGCTCTGGCCCCTCCCGATCGCCGGCAAGCGCTGGTACCCGATAGGCCCGCCGAAGATGATGCGCTTCCGCGCCGGCAGCTGGGTGGAGCTCAAGGTCCTGATGCCGGTCTTCCTGCTCCTCGGCGGCTTCGGCGGGGCCTCCGCCCTCGGATTCATCTAG
- a CDS encoding ABC transporter ATP-binding protein, producing the protein MIGLAPPEYDPAAPESAATLPVGTSATVRGYVRGLFLRHRRAFVLLVTVNAVAVIASMVGPYLLGRVVDQLATGARELHLGQMALLFALALGVQTCFVRLVRLRGAMLGEEMLADLREDFLVRSVGLPPGVLERAGTGDLLSRITTDIDRLANAMREAVPQLAIGVVWAGLLFGALAVTAPPLALAALVALPVLVIGCRWYFRRAPSAYRSEAAGYAAVAAALTETVDAGRTVEAHRLGADRIALSERRIKEWTAWERYTLYLRTVLFPVINVTYVTILGSVLLIGGYCVLRGWMSVGQMTTGALLAQMMVDPIGLILRWYDELQIAQVSLARLVGVREIEPDAGDAAVSPEGRAVRADEVHFGYREGVDVLHRVSMSVPPGTRMALVGPSGAGKSTLGRLLAGIYAPRTGEVTLGGARLSRMPAERVREHVALVNQEHHVFVGSLRDNLRLARAGAGDAELWAALDSVDADGWARALAAGLDTEVGSGGTALTPAQAQQVALARLVLADPHTLVLDEATSLLDPRAARHLERSLARVLDGRTVIAIAHRLHTAHDADVIAVVEGGRISELGSHAELVAADGAYASLWRSWHG; encoded by the coding sequence ATGATCGGCCTGGCACCGCCGGAGTACGACCCGGCGGCCCCCGAGTCGGCCGCGACCCTGCCCGTGGGCACGTCGGCGACCGTCCGGGGCTATGTGCGCGGACTGTTCCTGCGCCACCGGCGGGCCTTCGTGCTGCTGGTGACGGTCAACGCGGTGGCGGTGATCGCCTCCATGGTCGGCCCGTACCTGCTGGGCCGGGTCGTGGACCAGCTCGCGACGGGCGCCCGTGAGCTGCACCTGGGGCAGATGGCACTGCTGTTCGCACTGGCGCTGGGCGTGCAGACCTGTTTCGTCCGATTGGTCCGGTTGCGCGGAGCGATGCTGGGCGAAGAGATGCTGGCGGACCTGCGCGAGGACTTCCTCGTGCGGTCGGTCGGACTGCCGCCGGGCGTGCTGGAACGCGCGGGCACCGGCGACCTGCTCTCGCGCATCACCACCGACATCGACCGGCTGGCGAACGCCATGCGCGAGGCCGTGCCGCAGCTGGCCATCGGCGTGGTCTGGGCGGGGCTGCTCTTCGGGGCGCTCGCGGTGACGGCGCCGCCGCTGGCGCTGGCCGCGCTGGTCGCGCTGCCGGTGCTGGTGATCGGCTGCCGCTGGTACTTCCGCCGGGCGCCGTCGGCGTACCGCTCGGAGGCGGCCGGTTACGCGGCGGTGGCGGCCGCGCTGACCGAGACGGTGGACGCGGGCCGCACGGTCGAGGCGCACCGCCTCGGAGCGGACCGGATCGCCCTGTCGGAGCGGCGGATCAAGGAGTGGACCGCCTGGGAGCGCTACACGCTGTACCTGCGGACGGTCCTCTTCCCCGTCATCAACGTCACCTACGTGACGATCCTCGGCTCGGTGCTGCTCATCGGCGGCTACTGCGTGCTGCGGGGCTGGATGTCGGTGGGGCAGATGACCACGGGCGCGCTGCTGGCCCAGATGATGGTCGATCCGATCGGTCTGATCCTGCGCTGGTACGACGAGCTGCAGATCGCGCAGGTGTCGCTGGCCCGGCTGGTGGGCGTGCGGGAGATCGAGCCGGACGCGGGGGACGCCGCCGTCTCGCCGGAGGGCCGGGCGGTCCGTGCGGACGAGGTGCACTTCGGCTACCGCGAGGGCGTGGACGTCCTGCACCGGGTGTCGATGTCGGTGCCGCCGGGGACCCGGATGGCACTGGTCGGGCCCTCGGGCGCGGGCAAGTCCACGCTGGGCCGGCTGCTGGCGGGCATCTACGCGCCCCGGACGGGCGAGGTCACGCTCGGCGGGGCCCGGCTGTCGCGCATGCCCGCGGAACGGGTGCGCGAGCACGTGGCCCTGGTCAACCAGGAGCACCACGTGTTCGTGGGCTCGCTGCGGGACAACCTGAGGCTGGCGCGTGCGGGCGCCGGGGACGCCGAGCTGTGGGCGGCGCTGGACTCGGTGGACGCCGACGGCTGGGCGCGCGCCCTGGCGGCCGGGCTGGACACCGAGGTCGGTTCCGGCGGGACGGCGCTGACCCCGGCGCAGGCGCAGCAGGTCGCGCTGGCCCGGCTGGTGCTGGCCGATCCGCACACGCTGGTGCTCGACGAGGCGACCTCGCTGCTGGACCCGCGAGCGGCGCGGCACCTGGAGCGTTCGCTGGCCCGCGTGCTGGACGGCCGGACGGTGATCGCGATCGCCCACCGGCTGCACACCGCGCACGACGCGGACGTGATCGCGGTGGTCGAGGGCGGCAGGATCAGCGAGCTGGGGTCGCACGCGGAACTGGTTGCGGCCGACGGGGCGTACGCGTCGCTGTGGCGCTCCTGGCACGGCTGA